The following proteins are co-located in the Apium graveolens cultivar Ventura chromosome 5, ASM990537v1, whole genome shotgun sequence genome:
- the LOC141659825 gene encoding uncharacterized protein LOC141659825: MEKYHVNHRIFTAYYPQTNGQAEVSNREIKCILEKVVSPSRKDWSLKLDEAVWTYRIVFKTPLGMSPFQLVYGKACHLPAELEHKAYWVLKKLNLDMEVAEEKRMLQINELEEFRLQAYENNKVYKEKVKRCHDRKLVRKSFLPGQKIFDTHPDQAFKVNGQRLKHYYRDTANREVVSAVILTT; this comes from the exons ATGGAAAAGTATCACGTGAATCATCGTATTTTCACAGCCTACTatcctcaaactaatgggcaagctgaagtgtctaatcgGGAGATTAAATGTATCTTGGAGAAGGTGGTGAGTCCAtcaagaaaagattggtctttgaagctagatgaagctgtttggACATATAGAATAGTATTCAAGACTCCTCTTGGTATGTCTCCTTTCCAGTTGGTGTATGGGAAGGCGTGTCATTTGCCTGCAGAGttagagcataaagcatattgggttTTGAAAAAGTTAAATCTTGACATGGAAGTTGCTGAagagaaaagaatgcttcaaatTAATGAGCTCGAGGAGTTTCGACTACaggcttatgagaacaacaaagtgtacaaggagaaagtcaagagatgTCATGATAGAAAATTAGTGCGCAAGTCTTTTTTGCCCGGTCAGAAG atttttgataCGCATCCGGATCAAGCGTTCAAGGTGAATGggcagagattgaagcattactatagaGATACGGCGAACCGCGAGGTGGTGAGTGCTGTTATTTTAACAACTTGA